From one Flavobacterium sp. N502536 genomic stretch:
- a CDS encoding GntR family transcriptional regulator, producing MNIISIQSNLGLPKYKQIILSIEKAIEEEKLVKGDRLPSVNKVCLAFSLSRDTVLLGYDELKKRGIIYAIPGKGYYVKSVEINIKQKIFLLFDELNSFKEDIYNSFLKNIGKNVQVDIFFHHFNVQVFQKLITDSNGNYTKYIIMPTNLADVTDAIKNLPVGEVIILDQTNPDLKSYPAIYQNHEKDIFEGLIKGKARMNKYKKLILIFPGFREPLGMKTGFIAFCTQYDLNYDIITEFTNGEIGVGDLYIIPNDRDLVRVIENARSQSLKLGTDFGIISYNETPLKKIVANGITTISTDFEMMGEILANMVLQGQKEQIENKSSLLIRNSL from the coding sequence ATGAATATAATTTCCATTCAAAGTAATCTTGGTTTGCCCAAATACAAACAGATAATCCTGTCGATTGAAAAAGCAATTGAAGAAGAAAAACTGGTAAAAGGCGATCGGCTTCCATCGGTAAATAAAGTTTGTCTGGCTTTTTCATTGTCGCGGGATACGGTATTATTGGGTTACGATGAGCTCAAAAAAAGAGGAATTATTTATGCTATTCCAGGCAAGGGATATTATGTTAAAAGCGTTGAAATCAATATCAAGCAGAAGATTTTTTTATTGTTTGACGAGTTAAACAGTTTTAAGGAGGACATCTACAATTCGTTTCTAAAAAACATTGGGAAAAATGTTCAGGTCGATATTTTCTTTCATCACTTTAATGTGCAGGTATTTCAAAAACTGATTACAGACAGTAACGGAAATTACACCAAATACATTATCATGCCGACCAATTTAGCCGATGTGACCGATGCGATAAAAAACCTACCAGTAGGGGAAGTTATCATACTGGATCAAACCAATCCGGATTTGAAATCGTATCCGGCGATCTATCAAAACCACGAAAAAGATATTTTTGAAGGTTTAATTAAAGGAAAAGCGAGAATGAATAAGTATAAAAAACTCATTCTGATTTTTCCCGGATTTAGAGAACCATTGGGAATGAAAACCGGATTTATTGCTTTTTGTACCCAGTACGATCTGAACTATGATATCATCACCGAATTTACAAACGGCGAAATTGGAGTAGGGGATTTGTATATCATTCCAAACGATCGTGATCTGGTTCGCGTAATTGAAAATGCAAGATCGCAAAGTCTTAAACTTGGCACCGATTTCGGGATTATTTCTTATAACGAAACCCCTTTAAAAAAGATTGTGGCCAATGGCATTACCACCATTTCAACCGATTTTGAAATGATGGGGGAAATTTTGGCCAATATGGTACTCCAGGGACAGAAAGAACAAATAGAAAACAAATCGTCTTTGCTGATTCGGAACTCGCTGTAA
- a CDS encoding NUDIX hydrolase, translating to MLNSYSAADKVLLAVDCIIFGFDREGLKILLIKRGFEPEKGKWSLMGGLLKQDEVLDNAAIRVLNTYTGLHDVYMEQLYAYSDIDRDPAERTISVSYYALINIENHNAELIKNYHAQWFSVADAPSLIFDHNEMVEQAIRILRYKTSIKPIGFELLPEKFTMRQLLELYEAILSKELDKRNFISKINSMEILNKLDEKDMQSSRKGSYLYTFNKEKYEEKLRNNFVLNL from the coding sequence ATGCTTAACAGTTATAGTGCTGCAGATAAAGTTTTATTAGCAGTAGATTGTATTATTTTTGGATTTGATCGTGAAGGTTTGAAAATTCTTTTAATCAAAAGAGGTTTTGAGCCGGAAAAAGGAAAATGGTCATTGATGGGAGGTTTATTAAAACAAGATGAAGTACTGGACAATGCCGCGATAAGAGTTTTAAATACCTATACAGGTTTACACGATGTTTATATGGAGCAGCTCTATGCTTACAGTGACATTGATCGCGATCCGGCCGAAAGAACCATTTCGGTTTCGTATTATGCTTTGATTAATATTGAAAACCACAATGCCGAACTCATTAAAAATTACCACGCCCAGTGGTTTAGTGTTGCCGATGCCCCAAGTTTAATTTTTGATCATAACGAAATGGTGGAGCAGGCGATCCGAATATTGCGTTATAAAACTTCGATCAAACCGATTGGCTTTGAATTGCTTCCTGAAAAATTCACCATGCGTCAATTATTAGAATTGTACGAAGCTATTTTGAGTAAAGAATTAGACAAGAGAAACTTTATCAGCAAAATTAATTCAATGGAGATTCTGAACAAACTGGACGAAAAAGACATGCAGTCTTCCCGAAAAGGATCTTACCTCTATACTTTTAATAAGGAAAAATACGAGGAAAAATTACGCAACAATTTTGTCTTAAACTTATAA
- a CDS encoding RNA polymerase sigma-70 factor → MEKQYLNINAQNFPEIYDLYWNELFCFCRHHTGDEEAAKEIVQQIFISIWERREKLQIETSVRAYLYGSLKLKILEYHRKRATKKKHESTHFAEMSKVSNDTEEHILHKDLLRELQLAINTLPERCRQVYLMSREDGMDNRSIAASLVITEKAVEGNITRALRHIRDRLKVFRSLLLFFTPLCRVSEDLCNYIIT, encoded by the coding sequence ATGGAAAAGCAATATTTAAATATTAATGCCCAAAACTTCCCCGAAATCTATGATTTGTATTGGAATGAGCTGTTTTGTTTTTGCAGACATCATACAGGTGATGAGGAGGCAGCAAAAGAAATTGTTCAGCAAATTTTCATCAGTATTTGGGAAAGGCGCGAAAAACTACAAATAGAAACCTCAGTCAGAGCGTATTTATATGGCTCTTTAAAACTCAAAATTTTGGAGTATCACCGAAAGCGGGCCACCAAAAAGAAACACGAAAGTACTCATTTTGCTGAAATGAGCAAAGTTTCTAACGACACAGAAGAGCATATTTTGCATAAGGATTTGCTTCGGGAACTACAGCTTGCCATCAATACACTTCCGGAACGTTGTCGACAAGTATACTTAATGAGCAGGGAAGACGGGATGGACAATCGTTCTATTGCCGCCTCGCTTGTTATTACAGAGAAAGCTGTTGAAGGAAATATTACAAGAGCACTTCGGCACATTCGTGACCGTTTAAAAGTTTTTCGCAGTTTACTTCTTTTTTTTACTCCACTGTGTAGGGTTAGCGAAGACTTGTGCAACTACATAATTACATAA
- a CDS encoding TonB-dependent receptor, which produces MIVGTTVYAQNDDKTNFTGSIIDDNNQPVAGAEIQLQNTAAVVKSNSLGRFVFQNITSGKYQLVVSMTGYQIREMAVVVEQNQKEEIVIALKSNSVELNSVDLFGKTIETKIKEQPFAVSVINTKKLAERDVDLNRLMDGTAGVRVLESGGMGSETNYSINGLSGKAVKFFIDGIPMENFGSSFSINNFSINTLERIEVYKGVTPVSFGGDALGGSINLVTRSRLKNYIDVSQTIGSFNTYRSAISGKWRNESGFTLQTNSFFNYSDNNYPVWGPTVEIAGEDGRPIPGYPKFKRFNDDYKSYTIRADIGFTNVKWADALLFGITVSDQDRGIQTGRTMAYVYGDVRYNEKFVMPSVRYSKKGFLFSNLNVDLYASINKLRGTTTDTSSYKYNWTGKPIGTVNGELGGIRSGKSIYSFEDHTQLARVNFVYQIKENQQVNLNYVFTGTRRKGSDAIAEAEWTVPLREPQDLDKHIAGLSYEITSFEDRWKNIFFTKYFAYNANAAVFDYNGESLKETFYQHTKDNAWAFGYSSKVLLPKEYTIKFSVENAARLPEATELLGNGNTIVNAPNLKPERSFNVNTSIQKTIHTAVQNVNFGLNVFFRDTKNLIWLAEGDLMGTARYENLGKIRTVGVEAEVNYARKQWLETSVNFTYQDIRNMQRFEENGAPNHVYRDRLRNTPYLMANAEARLFLDQLFQFTPKISFFASTHYVHQYYLGWPSLGAAPEKMYIPTQFVQDAGLGYTFGKNGRYSANFACRNILDKQIYDNFLLQKPGRFFSLKLRYFLQ; this is translated from the coding sequence ATGATCGTAGGTACTACGGTTTATGCTCAAAATGATGATAAGACCAATTTTACGGGGTCTATAATTGACGATAACAATCAACCTGTTGCCGGTGCCGAAATTCAATTGCAAAACACTGCTGCTGTAGTCAAAAGTAACAGCTTAGGTAGATTCGTTTTTCAAAATATTACATCAGGAAAATACCAGTTAGTCGTATCGATGACGGGTTATCAAATCCGGGAAATGGCTGTTGTTGTCGAACAGAATCAGAAAGAAGAAATTGTTATAGCGTTAAAATCGAATTCGGTTGAGTTAAATTCTGTTGATTTGTTTGGCAAAACGATTGAAACCAAAATTAAAGAACAGCCGTTTGCCGTTTCTGTCATCAATACAAAAAAACTGGCCGAAAGAGATGTTGACTTAAACCGACTGATGGACGGAACAGCTGGTGTTCGTGTACTGGAATCAGGCGGAATGGGATCTGAAACCAATTATTCGATTAATGGATTATCCGGTAAGGCCGTAAAGTTTTTTATAGACGGTATTCCAATGGAAAATTTTGGGTCATCGTTTAGTATTAATAATTTTTCGATTAATACACTCGAAAGAATTGAAGTTTATAAAGGAGTTACCCCGGTTTCATTTGGTGGTGATGCACTTGGAGGCTCTATAAATCTGGTGACACGCAGCCGCCTTAAAAATTATATCGATGTGTCGCAAACCATCGGTTCCTTTAACACCTATCGTTCGGCAATATCCGGAAAATGGAGAAATGAATCGGGTTTTACTTTGCAGACCAATTCTTTTTTTAACTATTCAGACAATAATTATCCCGTTTGGGGGCCAACCGTAGAAATTGCAGGAGAAGACGGAAGACCTATTCCGGGTTATCCAAAATTTAAGAGATTTAACGACGATTATAAGTCCTACACCATTCGAGCAGATATTGGGTTTACCAATGTCAAATGGGCCGATGCTCTGTTATTCGGTATTACGGTATCAGATCAGGACAGAGGAATACAGACCGGAAGAACAATGGCCTATGTGTACGGTGACGTGCGCTACAATGAAAAGTTTGTCATGCCGTCTGTACGTTACTCTAAAAAAGGGTTTTTATTTTCAAATTTAAATGTAGACCTGTACGCTTCTATAAATAAATTAAGAGGTACAACAACAGATACCAGCTCCTATAAATACAATTGGACAGGAAAACCTATCGGAACAGTAAATGGAGAATTGGGAGGAATCAGATCAGGAAAGTCAATTTATTCGTTTGAGGATCATACGCAATTGGCCAGAGTTAATTTTGTATATCAGATCAAAGAAAATCAGCAGGTAAATTTAAATTATGTGTTTACCGGTACCAGAAGAAAGGGCAGTGACGCTATTGCCGAAGCCGAATGGACAGTTCCGCTTAGAGAACCTCAGGATCTGGATAAACATATTGCGGGTTTATCGTATGAGATTACCTCATTTGAAGATCGCTGGAAGAATATTTTCTTCACAAAATATTTTGCTTACAATGCCAACGCCGCAGTATTTGATTACAACGGAGAAAGTTTGAAAGAAACCTTTTATCAGCATACAAAAGACAATGCTTGGGCCTTTGGATACTCTTCAAAAGTATTGCTTCCAAAAGAATATACGATAAAGTTTTCGGTCGAAAATGCAGCCCGATTGCCCGAAGCGACAGAGCTTCTGGGCAACGGTAATACAATTGTAAATGCGCCCAATTTAAAGCCTGAAAGAAGTTTCAACGTTAATACATCCATTCAGAAGACCATACATACTGCGGTTCAGAATGTAAATTTTGGTCTTAATGTATTTTTTAGAGACACAAAAAATCTGATTTGGTTAGCAGAGGGAGATTTGATGGGAACCGCCCGCTATGAAAATTTAGGAAAAATACGAACCGTTGGAGTGGAGGCTGAGGTTAACTATGCCCGAAAGCAATGGCTTGAAACATCAGTTAATTTTACGTATCAGGACATCCGAAACATGCAGCGTTTTGAGGAAAACGGTGCACCCAATCATGTTTATAGAGACAGATTGCGAAATACACCTTATTTAATGGCAAATGCAGAGGCAAGGTTGTTCTTAGATCAGCTGTTTCAATTTACACCGAAGATTTCCTTTTTTGCAAGTACACATTATGTACATCAGTACTATCTGGGCTGGCCAAGCCTTGGAGCAGCACCCGAAAAAATGTACATCCCAACTCAGTTTGTCCAGGATGCCGGTTTGGGCTATACTTTTGGAAAGAACGGACGTTACAGTGCCAATTTTGCCTGCCGCAATATTTTAGACAAGCAGATTTACGATAATTTTCTGCTGCAAAAACCAGGTAGGTTTTTCAGTCTCAAACTAAGATATTTTTTACAATAA
- a CDS encoding DUF4374 domain-containing protein → MKSFLKKTTFMASAVVLFAAAATSCSSKSDEVEVESAQHFTIASWAQDLQYIASVPSLTEGSLTFKGKGIEANGSRYIWHKQYVYLMNLPQKKFIQYEMSKDGSLKEKGAILTDGVVPNYFQSLNIVDDNTMLVLGGLDLNNGIVGWARIKLSDFTIEAKGTMAVPYDAANKGVQFSVGKAFVDNGKLILGGYFYDNESKSYTVDGVRALVYDYPAMNNLKVIKTTATAGGVGYDYLNSLDKDEEGNHYFVASAGKFWTGVGGKSGVVRIKKGTADFDKDYFIDVTTPLGKQACLMGINYVGNGIAIGTVQYEELMTSVRDRLKNVGQLVRIDLKNKTVSLINTPLSPVSMVRSPLVYKGKYYTAISPIDAVASIYEVDPATGTFKKGTALDGGGSVSVQLIAPHPTK, encoded by the coding sequence ATGAAATCGTTCTTAAAAAAGACAACATTTATGGCTTCTGCCGTTGTCTTGTTTGCTGCAGCTGCAACATCTTGCAGTTCAAAATCAGATGAAGTGGAAGTAGAAAGCGCACAACATTTTACAATAGCAAGCTGGGCTCAGGACTTGCAGTATATCGCATCGGTTCCTTCTTTAACAGAAGGTTCGCTAACTTTTAAAGGAAAAGGTATTGAGGCCAACGGTTCCCGTTATATCTGGCACAAACAATATGTTTATTTGATGAACCTTCCGCAGAAAAAATTCATTCAGTACGAAATGAGTAAAGACGGAAGTTTAAAAGAAAAAGGGGCTATTCTTACAGACGGAGTGGTTCCAAATTATTTTCAATCTCTGAATATCGTAGACGATAATACCATGTTGGTTTTAGGCGGACTGGATTTGAATAACGGTATAGTAGGCTGGGCAAGAATTAAACTAAGTGATTTTACAATAGAAGCAAAAGGAACAATGGCTGTACCTTATGACGCAGCCAATAAAGGAGTTCAGTTTTCTGTTGGAAAAGCATTTGTAGACAATGGAAAGCTTATTTTGGGAGGTTATTTTTATGATAACGAATCAAAATCCTATACCGTTGATGGAGTAAGAGCTTTAGTTTATGATTATCCGGCAATGAACAATTTAAAAGTAATTAAAACTACGGCAACTGCTGGTGGAGTAGGTTACGATTACTTAAACTCATTAGACAAAGACGAAGAAGGCAATCATTATTTTGTAGCAAGTGCCGGTAAATTTTGGACTGGTGTAGGTGGAAAATCAGGAGTTGTGCGTATTAAAAAAGGTACAGCAGATTTTGATAAAGATTATTTTATTGATGTAACAACACCATTGGGCAAACAAGCCTGTTTGATGGGAATAAATTATGTGGGTAACGGAATTGCAATTGGTACCGTTCAGTACGAAGAGTTAATGACTTCGGTAAGAGATCGTTTAAAAAACGTGGGACAATTGGTTAGAATTGATTTGAAAAACAAAACAGTTTCGTTGATTAATACACCTTTAAGTCCGGTTTCAATGGTTCGTTCGCCATTGGTGTACAAAGGAAAGTATTACACAGCAATTTCTCCTATTGATGCTGTAGCTTCAATTTACGAAGTTGATCCTGCTACAGGAACCTTCAAAAAAGGAACTGCATTAGACGGTGGAGGTTCTGTTAGTGTTCAGCTGATAGCACCACATCCAACAAAATAA
- a CDS encoding OsmC family protein, translating into MKHLFRAVIKWALKQNQKDSTKRFYSKSHQVMIEGKAVLEVSAAKAFKGDPELYNPEDLLLSSLVSCHMMSYLYVCSQNGIEVLEYSDEAEATLEVSADGSGRFVAVHLYPKVKIANADQIELANTLHTKANQLCFIANSCSFPVVHHGSCELLTA; encoded by the coding sequence ATGAAACATCTATTCAGAGCAGTAATAAAATGGGCTTTAAAGCAAAATCAGAAAGATTCAACAAAGAGATTTTACAGTAAAAGCCATCAGGTTATGATTGAGGGGAAAGCAGTTTTAGAGGTTTCGGCAGCCAAAGCTTTTAAGGGAGATCCTGAATTGTACAATCCTGAAGATTTGCTGCTGAGCAGTTTGGTTTCCTGCCATATGATGTCGTATTTGTATGTATGTTCTCAAAATGGTATAGAAGTTCTGGAGTATTCAGATGAGGCAGAAGCTACACTTGAAGTTTCCGCTGACGGAAGCGGGCGCTTTGTTGCCGTTCATTTATACCCCAAAGTAAAAATTGCGAATGCAGATCAAATCGAACTGGCGAATACACTTCATACCAAAGCCAACCAACTGTGTTTTATTGCCAATTCCTGTAGTTTTCCTGTAGTACACCACGGGAGTTGCGAGCTCCTTACCGCATAA
- a CDS encoding aminopeptidase C encodes MNTFSFKSVFAASVFLAGTAGCFAQDVLVNSLKLNASDKSKENFKFTEVINLGTTSVKAQGSSGTCWSYSTNSFLESEMIRLGKQPVELSQIFSARNVYVDKGENYVRMHGAISLGDGGALHDVINMYKKYGTVPREVYTGLNYGTDKNKFGEMGALIESVLAAVVKNPNGELTPNWKKAYAAVIDSYLGKVPENFNYKGKNYTPQTFAKEVVGINPDEYVEMSSFTTSPYYQKTTMMVPDNWSLDQVYNVKVNDMTDVIDNALKKGYTVAWATDVSEKSFSWKNGVAYVASKKFDDMTAEEKADMFNGPKAEPEITPEMRQTAFDNYTTTDDHGMHIIGLAKDQTGKEYYIVKNSWGETNDYKGFLFVTKNFVKYKTTALLVNKGGIPAEIAKKLGV; translated from the coding sequence ATGAATACATTTTCATTCAAATCAGTGTTTGCAGCATCGGTATTTTTGGCTGGAACAGCAGGCTGTTTTGCGCAGGACGTTTTAGTAAACTCACTTAAATTAAACGCCAGCGACAAAAGTAAAGAAAACTTTAAATTTACCGAAGTGATCAATTTAGGAACAACTTCTGTAAAAGCTCAGGGTTCATCAGGAACTTGCTGGAGTTATTCAACCAACTCATTCTTAGAATCAGAAATGATTCGTTTAGGAAAACAACCGGTTGAATTGTCTCAAATTTTTTCGGCAAGAAACGTGTATGTTGACAAAGGAGAAAACTATGTTCGTATGCATGGAGCCATTAGTCTTGGTGACGGTGGAGCTTTGCATGATGTAATTAATATGTACAAAAAATACGGAACTGTTCCGAGAGAAGTATATACAGGATTAAACTACGGAACAGATAAAAACAAATTTGGCGAAATGGGCGCTTTAATCGAAAGTGTTTTGGCAGCGGTAGTTAAAAACCCTAACGGAGAGTTGACACCAAACTGGAAAAAAGCTTACGCAGCGGTAATTGATTCTTATTTAGGAAAAGTACCGGAAAACTTTAACTACAAAGGAAAAAACTATACACCTCAAACTTTTGCTAAAGAAGTAGTAGGAATTAATCCGGATGAGTATGTAGAAATGTCTTCTTTTACTACCTCTCCATACTACCAAAAAACGACTATGATGGTGCCGGACAACTGGTCATTGGATCAGGTTTACAACGTAAAAGTAAACGACATGACCGATGTTATCGACAACGCATTGAAAAAAGGATATACTGTAGCGTGGGCAACTGACGTAAGTGAGAAAAGCTTTAGCTGGAAAAATGGTGTGGCTTACGTGGCTAGTAAAAAATTCGACGATATGACTGCGGAAGAAAAAGCAGACATGTTTAACGGACCAAAAGCTGAGCCGGAAATTACTCCTGAAATGCGTCAGACTGCATTTGACAACTACACTACTACAGACGATCACGGTATGCACATCATTGGTTTAGCCAAAGATCAAACCGGAAAAGAATATTACATCGTAAAAAATTCATGGGGAGAAACAAACGACTACAAAGGTTTCTTGTTTGTAACTAAGAATTTCGTAAAATACAAAACAACTGCTTTATTAGTAAACAAAGGCGGAATCCCTGCTGAGATTGCTAAAAAATTAGGGGTATAA
- a CDS encoding DUF4136 domain-containing protein — protein MNIKRKNLRIIPMLLLGLIYSCSPTVRVTTDYDPSTNFNEYKTFAVYDLKAQEGQVSQLNVDRVTKAIRSEMISKGFTETATNPDLKVNAVSILKTKTSVSANTDFYGYGGMYRPYRYWGGGAMMGSANTTVNTYDYVDGSLIIDIVSSKTQKLIWQGIGNAKIDSKPSNPEEFITSAIQKIMAGFPPGLTKK, from the coding sequence ATGAATATTAAAAGAAAGAATCTTCGTATAATCCCAATGCTTCTATTGGGTTTAATTTACAGCTGCTCTCCAACTGTAAGAGTTACCACCGATTACGACCCGAGTACTAATTTCAACGAGTACAAAACTTTTGCTGTTTACGACTTAAAAGCACAGGAAGGACAGGTTAGTCAACTAAATGTTGATCGTGTAACAAAAGCCATCCGTAGCGAAATGATTAGTAAGGGTTTTACAGAAACTGCAACAAACCCGGATCTCAAAGTAAATGCGGTATCGATTTTAAAAACCAAAACTTCTGTATCAGCAAACACTGATTTTTATGGTTATGGCGGTATGTATCGTCCCTATCGATATTGGGGTGGAGGCGCGATGATGGGAAGCGCCAATACAACGGTCAACACCTACGATTATGTAGATGGTTCTCTGATCATTGATATTGTATCTTCAAAAACACAAAAACTAATATGGCAAGGGATAGGTAATGCTAAAATAGACAGCAAACCCAGCAATCCGGAAGAGTTTATTACCTCAGCGATCCAAAAAATTATGGCTGGATTTCCTCCCGGATTAACAAAAAAATAA
- the pyk gene encoding pyruvate kinase has translation MLKTNKKTKIVATLGPACSTREIIKDMIEAGVNVFRINFSHADYDGVKDKINIIRGLNEEFGYTTAILGDLQGPKLRVGVMEEGTVVNDGDVITFTTAEDIIGNAQKVFMKYQNFPNDVNPGERILLDDGKLIFEILTTDKKTEVTAKVIQGGELKSKKGVNLPNTKISLPALTEKDIADAIFAIEQKVDWIALSFVKTPRDLQDLQELIAKHSEHKIPIVAKIEMPEALENIDKIVAYCDALMVARGDLGVELPAHEVPLVQKDLIRRAKTARIPVIVATQMMETMITSLTPTRAEVNDVANSVMDGADAVMLSGETATGNYPVQVIQKMTQICEAVEDSPLIQVPQNTPQIKTKRFVTKTVCHQAALLANEIKAKAICTLTNSGYTAFQISAWRPSAHILVFTSNRRILTQLNLLWGVRSYFYDKDESTDDTVTDVNEIAREKGYVVKGDYLINLAAMPIKEKGMVNTMRVSEIE, from the coding sequence ATGCTAAAAACAAACAAAAAAACCAAAATTGTTGCTACACTTGGGCCTGCATGTAGTACGAGGGAGATTATCAAGGATATGATCGAGGCAGGGGTTAATGTGTTTAGAATCAATTTTTCGCATGCTGATTACGACGGAGTAAAAGATAAAATAAATATTATTAGAGGTCTTAATGAAGAGTTTGGTTATACTACTGCAATCTTAGGAGATTTACAGGGGCCAAAACTTAGAGTTGGGGTAATGGAAGAAGGAACAGTAGTAAATGACGGTGACGTTATTACGTTTACAACTGCTGAGGATATTATTGGAAATGCACAGAAAGTGTTCATGAAATATCAAAATTTCCCAAATGACGTTAACCCGGGAGAGCGTATTTTATTGGATGATGGTAAATTGATTTTCGAAATCCTTACTACTGATAAAAAAACAGAAGTTACCGCTAAAGTTATTCAGGGTGGAGAATTAAAGTCTAAAAAAGGAGTTAATCTTCCAAACACCAAAATTTCTTTACCGGCTTTAACAGAGAAAGATATTGCTGATGCGATTTTTGCTATTGAACAAAAAGTAGACTGGATTGCACTTTCGTTTGTAAAAACACCTCGCGATTTACAAGATCTTCAAGAGTTAATCGCCAAACATTCAGAGCATAAAATTCCGATCGTAGCTAAAATTGAAATGCCGGAAGCTCTTGAGAACATCGATAAAATTGTAGCGTATTGCGATGCTTTAATGGTAGCTCGTGGAGATTTGGGTGTTGAACTTCCAGCTCACGAAGTACCATTGGTACAAAAAGATTTGATCCGCAGAGCAAAAACTGCCAGAATTCCGGTTATCGTTGCGACACAAATGATGGAAACAATGATTACAAGTTTAACTCCTACAAGAGCTGAAGTAAACGACGTTGCTAACTCAGTAATGGACGGTGCCGATGCTGTAATGTTATCCGGAGAAACAGCTACAGGAAATTATCCGGTACAGGTTATCCAAAAAATGACACAAATTTGTGAGGCAGTTGAGGATTCTCCGCTTATTCAGGTTCCGCAAAACACACCACAAATAAAAACTAAACGTTTTGTTACCAAAACAGTTTGTCATCAGGCCGCTTTATTGGCTAATGAAATCAAAGCAAAAGCAATCTGTACTTTAACAAACAGTGGTTATACCGCTTTCCAAATTTCAGCCTGGAGACCATCTGCACACATTTTAGTATTTACTTCAAACAGAAGAATCTTAACACAATTGAATTTATTATGGGGAGTAAGATCCTACTTCTACGATAAAGACGAAAGTACAGATGATACTGTAACTGATGTTAACGAAATCGCAAGAGAAAAAGGATATGTTGTAAAAGGAGATTATTTAATCAACCTTGCTGCAATGCCGATTAAAGAAAAAGGAATGGTTAACACCATGAGAGTTTCTGAAATAGAATAG
- a CDS encoding IPExxxVDY family protein, whose amino-acid sequence MAIHRLDLDEFDEIDYYLMAIHTSLEDYRLAYFINKNLPINLSKSKNEIHAQTKEGEANFSRFYYYDSEKAVSWNLIQNKNEIISVSKNDSQDLFSNETSEVSTTIHLLPEFKKVDFFLKIDNSEEALDFSEIQQQLNKIESIAAIYAVDTDKIKSKNNLIF is encoded by the coding sequence ATGGCTATTCATAGATTGGATTTAGACGAATTTGACGAAATTGATTATTATTTAATGGCAATCCACACTTCATTGGAAGATTACAGATTGGCCTATTTTATCAATAAAAACCTTCCGATAAACTTAAGTAAGAGCAAAAACGAGATCCATGCTCAGACTAAAGAAGGCGAGGCAAATTTTTCGAGATTTTATTATTATGATTCCGAAAAAGCAGTTTCATGGAATCTGATTCAGAATAAAAATGAGATCATTTCAGTGAGTAAAAATGATTCTCAAGATTTGTTTTCCAATGAGACAAGTGAGGTTTCAACAACAATTCATTTACTTCCTGAATTCAAAAAAGTAGATTTTTTCCTGAAAATAGACAATAGCGAAGAAGCTCTTGACTTTTCAGAAATTCAACAACAATTAAACAAAATAGAAAGTATTGCGGCTATATATGCCGTCGATACCGACAAAATAAAATCAAAAAACAATCTAATTTTTTAA